From a single Calothrix sp. NIES-2098 genomic region:
- a CDS encoding tripartite ATP-independent periplasmic transporter DctQ component, with the protein MERLLKISRIIDACTERIGRLTSFLVLVMVILGLWNVVGRYLGRISGNNLTSNAYIEAQWYIFDLVFFLGAAYTLKHNEHVRVDIFYSNWQRRRKALADLIGTVFFLIPFCVMVIFFSWDTIVASWQIREASSDPGGLPRYPIKATIIVGFVLLIFQGISQAIKNLAILKGYPVSEEENHDAGV; encoded by the coding sequence TTGGAGAGATTATTAAAAATTTCGAGAATTATTGATGCCTGCACTGAACGGATTGGGCGATTGACGAGTTTCCTAGTACTAGTCATGGTCATACTAGGTCTGTGGAATGTTGTAGGGCGATATCTAGGAAGGATTAGTGGTAACAACCTGACTTCTAATGCCTACATTGAGGCTCAATGGTATATTTTTGATTTGGTCTTTTTCTTAGGAGCAGCTTATACACTCAAGCATAACGAACACGTGCGTGTTGATATTTTTTACAGTAATTGGCAGCGTCGGCGGAAAGCACTTGCAGATTTGATAGGAACAGTATTTTTTCTGATTCCTTTCTGCGTTATGGTGATATTTTTTTCGTGGGATACTATCGTGGCTTCGTGGCAAATTCGTGAAGCTTCATCCGACCCTGGTGGTTTACCACGCTATCCAATTAAAGCCACGATCATTGTTGGCTTTGTGCTGCTAATTTTCCAAGGAATTTCTCAAGCAATCAAAAACTTGGCAATTCTCAAAGGTTATCCAGTATCTGAGGAGGAAAACCATGACGCTGGCGTATGA
- a CDS encoding PBS lyase HEAT-like repeat protein gives MEIIKEHLQRIWDCLVTKAPEITLLLQPGLKPEEIDNIAKDLPFKLPEEIYELYQWQNGLLKGISVYGWKIKGNLPDII, from the coding sequence ATGGAAATAATTAAAGAACATTTACAGCGAATTTGGGATTGCTTAGTAACAAAAGCACCTGAAATTACCTTATTACTTCAACCAGGATTAAAGCCGGAAGAAATTGATAATATTGCCAAAGATTTACCTTTTAAATTGCCAGAAGAAATTTATGAACTTTATCAATGGCAAAATGGGTTATTAAAAGGTATTTCTGTGTATGGTTGGAAAATTAAGGGTAATTTGCCGGACATCATATAA
- a CDS encoding WD repeat protein yields MGITGKTRRVGVQGMGGIGKTVLATALARDEEVRQAFPDGVLWITLGQTPQILTWQSYLASALGDKQAAFTEVGLAKAQLRELFAQKACLLILDDIWRLDDATAFDVLGERCQMLITTRDAAIVTGLGGEEYQLAVLGKQQALELLAKWANQPEISQSSPHNDVALQVVRECGYLPLALAMVGAMMRGKPHHRWQNILEKLRSADLEKIKQQFPNYPYPNLLKAIQVSVDDLDEDCQQRYLEFAVFPEDTPIPEAVLQTFWQPLGLNQSKTQDVIDELVNKSLALWDEAGNLRLHDLLFDYVRKQYATLATESEGIRFLHNRLLNAYSEKYPQGWHSLDNDGYIWENLAYHLLAGGGEEELKQLLCDFRWLQAKLENININALLADYDFLPEDENLQLIQGALRLSAHVLNEDKQQFAGQLLGRLLGFEREEIQRLLTQVQQCKTPGLFPQTASLTSPGGSLVRTLVGHSSYVNAIALTPDGKYVISGSYDKTLKVWNWQTGELLRTLKGHSDSVNAVALSADGKYAISGSSDTTFKVWNWQTGELLRTIEGHSSWVNAVALSADGKYAISGSGDTTLKVWNWQTGELLRTLKGHSDSVNAVALSADGKYAISASSDTTLKVWNWQTGELLRTLKGHSDSVNAVALSADGKYAISASSDTTLKVWNWQTGELLRTLKGHSSWVNAVALSADGKYAISGSSDTTLKVWNWQTGELLRTLKGHSDSVNAVALSADGKYAISGSSDTTLKVWNWQTGELLRTIEGHSSWVNAVTLSADGKYAISASLDYTLKVWDWQTGELLCIIQGHRESVNAVALSADGKYAISASLDYTLKVWNWQTCELLHTIEGHSRSVNAVALSADGKYAISGSNDTTSKVWNWQTGKLLRTIEGHSSWVNAVALSADGKYAISGSSDTTLKVWNWQTGELLRTLKGHTGSVTAVTLSADGKYVISGSYDKTLKVWNWKSGEVIASFTGESAILCCAVAPDGVRVVAGDKSGRVHFLRLQATKE; encoded by the coding sequence GTGGGTATTACAGGTAAAACTCGCCGTGTTGGCGTGCAAGGCATGGGTGGAATTGGCAAAACAGTCTTAGCTACAGCTTTAGCGCGGGATGAAGAAGTTAGACAAGCGTTTCCTGATGGAGTGTTGTGGATAACTTTAGGACAAACGCCCCAGATTTTAACTTGGCAATCCTATCTGGCTTCAGCGTTGGGCGACAAGCAAGCGGCGTTTACCGAGGTGGGATTGGCGAAAGCGCAGTTGCGGGAGTTGTTTGCACAGAAAGCTTGCTTGCTGATTTTGGATGATATCTGGCGTTTGGATGATGCGACGGCGTTTGATGTGTTGGGGGAACGCTGTCAAATGTTAATTACCACCCGTGATGCGGCGATAGTTACAGGGTTGGGAGGGGAAGAATATCAGCTGGCGGTTTTAGGTAAACAACAGGCGTTAGAACTGTTGGCGAAATGGGCAAACCAGCCAGAGATATCGCAATCCAGCCCGCACAATGATGTCGCCTTGCAGGTAGTGCGAGAATGTGGCTATTTGCCATTAGCATTGGCGATGGTTGGCGCGATGATGCGGGGAAAACCGCATCATCGCTGGCAGAATATTTTAGAAAAACTCCGCAGTGCTGATTTAGAGAAAATTAAACAACAGTTTCCTAATTATCCTTATCCAAATTTACTCAAGGCAATTCAAGTGAGTGTGGACGATTTGGATGAGGATTGCCAACAGCGATATTTAGAGTTTGCGGTATTTCCGGAAGATACACCTATACCCGAAGCAGTTTTGCAGACTTTTTGGCAACCCTTGGGGTTGAATCAGTCTAAGACCCAAGATGTTATTGATGAATTGGTGAATAAATCTCTGGCTTTGTGGGATGAAGCGGGAAATTTGCGGTTGCATGACTTGCTGTTTGATTATGTGAGGAAGCAGTACGCGACATTAGCAACTGAAAGTGAGGGGATAAGATTTTTACATAATCGCTTATTAAATGCTTACAGTGAAAAATATCCCCAAGGCTGGCATAGTTTAGACAATGACGGCTATATTTGGGAGAATTTAGCCTATCATTTGCTGGCTGGGGGAGGGGAAGAAGAATTAAAACAACTGCTGTGTGATTTTCGCTGGTTGCAAGCGAAGTTGGAGAACATCAATATTAATGCTTTGCTAGCAGATTATGATTTTTTGCCGGAGGATGAGAATTTACAGTTAATTCAAGGTGCATTGAGGCTTTCGGCACATGTTTTGAATGAAGATAAACAGCAATTTGCGGGGCAATTATTAGGGCGGTTGCTGGGTTTTGAAAGAGAAGAAATTCAGAGATTGTTAACGCAGGTGCAGCAATGCAAAACCCCTGGCTTATTTCCGCAAACAGCAAGCTTAACTTCCCCTGGCGGTTCCTTAGTACGTACCTTAGTCGGTCATAGTTCCTATGTAAATGCGATCGCCCTCACCCCTGATGGCAAGTATGTGATTTCTGGTTCATATGACAAGACCCTCAAAGTCTGGAATTGGCAAACTGGTGAACTACTGCGGACTCTCAAAGGTCATAGTGACTCGGTAAATGCAGTTGCCCTGAGTGCTGATGGCAAATACGCGATTTCTGGTTCCTCTGACACCACCTTCAAAGTCTGGAATTGGCAAACTGGCGAACTACTGCGTACCATAGAAGGTCATAGTAGCTGGGTAAATGCAGTTGCCCTGAGTGCTGATGGCAAATACGCGATTTCTGGTTCCGGTGACACCACCCTCAAAGTCTGGAATTGGCAAACTGGTGAACTACTACGAACTCTCAAAGGTCATAGTGACTCGGTAAATGCAGTTGCTCTGAGTGCTGATGGCAAATACGCGATTTCTGCTTCCTCTGACACCACCCTCAAAGTCTGGAATTGGCAAACTGGTGAACTACTACGAACTCTCAAAGGTCATAGTGACTCGGTAAATGCAGTCGCCCTGAGTGCTGATGGCAAATACGCGATTTCTGCTTCCTCTGACACCACCCTCAAAGTCTGGAATTGGCAAACTGGTGAACTACTACGGACTCTCAAAGGTCATAGTAGCTGGGTAAATGCAGTTGCCCTGAGTGCTGATGGCAAATACGCGATTTCTGGTTCCTCTGACACCACCCTCAAAGTCTGGAATTGGCAAACTGGTGAACTACTACGGACTCTCAAAGGTCATAGTGACTCGGTAAATGCAGTTGCCCTGAGTGCTGATGGCAAATACGCGATTTCTGGTTCCTCTGACACCACCCTCAAAGTCTGGAATTGGCAAACTGGCGAACTACTGCGTACCATAGAAGGTCATAGTAGCTGGGTAAATGCAGTGACCCTGAGTGCTGATGGCAAATACGCGATTTCTGCTTCCCTTGACTACACCCTCAAAGTCTGGGATTGGCAAACTGGCGAACTACTGTGTATCATACAAGGTCATAGGGAATCGGTAAATGCAGTCGCTCTGAGTGCTGATGGCAAATACGCGATTTCTGCTTCCCTTGACTACACCCTCAAAGTCTGGAATTGGCAAACTTGTGAACTACTGCATACCATAGAAGGTCATAGTCGCTCGGTAAATGCAGTCGCTCTGAGTGCTGATGGCAAATACGCGATTTCTGGTTCCAATGACACCACCTCCAAAGTCTGGAATTGGCAAACTGGCAAACTACTGCGTACCATAGAAGGTCATAGTAGCTGGGTAAATGCAGTTGCCCTGAGTGCTGATGGCAAATACGCGATTTCTGGTTCCTCTGACACCACCCTCAAAGTCTGGAATTGGCAAACTGGGGAACTACTGCGGACTCTCAAAGGTCATACTGGCTCGGTAACAGCAGTCACCCTGAGTGCTGATGGCAAGTATGTGATTTCTGGTTCATATGACAAGACCCTCAAAGTCTGGAATTGGAAATCTGGGGAAGTAATTGCCAGTTTTACAGGGGAAAGTGCAATATTATGCTGTGCTGTTGCACCGGATGGGGTGAGAGTTGTTGCTGGGGATAAATCAGGACGGGTGCATTTTTTGCGGTTGCAAGCCACAAAAGAGTAA
- a CDS encoding twitching motility protein, protein MDTSLTSEFFVPQLPPPPPPPYASKKKVASIQKMVSDAYIQQASDIHIRVGELPRFRIRGQMEVYELGEVVTLEIFETYLNEILTPSAKQRFIETKELDTAIVYPGFLRCRVNCFETLTGGAMVIRLITLHVPSIDSLGLPPILKNIVNKKQGLILVTGPTGSGKSTTIAAMIRYLNETKQKHIITIEDPIEYVHTSQNCLISQREVGLHTHDFHEALRSALREDPDVIVVGEMRDRITVDTALKAAQTGHLVLGTLHSKDTIGVVNRLLNLYNPDEQAVMRVQIVDSLVAAVAQRLLTTTDGGRTAAMEILINTPTMQDYLLKGEETAAYELMEASSKDGMKVMNDALCELMLNGQISIEDAFNNTPDIGDLRRRSRNEGLDPSHTTGRSFFTAYSYGSR, encoded by the coding sequence ATGGACACCTCTTTGACATCTGAGTTTTTCGTTCCCCAACTACCACCGCCACCACCTCCGCCATACGCATCAAAGAAGAAGGTAGCCTCCATTCAGAAGATGGTCAGCGATGCCTATATTCAGCAAGCCTCGGATATTCATATCCGCGTGGGAGAGTTGCCGCGATTCCGAATTCGCGGTCAAATGGAGGTTTATGAATTAGGAGAGGTAGTCACGCTGGAAATCTTCGAGACATACTTAAATGAAATTCTTACCCCTTCTGCAAAGCAGCGATTTATAGAAACCAAAGAACTGGATACGGCAATTGTTTATCCTGGGTTTTTGCGCTGTCGTGTCAACTGTTTTGAAACTTTAACTGGCGGTGCAATGGTCATACGATTAATTACCTTGCACGTCCCAAGTATTGATAGCTTGGGGTTGCCACCTATCCTCAAAAATATTGTTAATAAAAAACAAGGATTAATTTTAGTTACAGGCCCGACTGGTTCGGGTAAATCTACGACGATAGCGGCAATGATTCGCTATTTGAATGAGACAAAACAAAAACATATCATCACTATTGAAGACCCTATTGAATATGTTCACACTTCCCAAAATTGTTTAATTAGTCAACGAGAGGTCGGTTTGCATACCCATGATTTTCATGAAGCTTTGCGGTCGGCGTTGCGCGAAGATCCAGATGTCATTGTAGTGGGAGAAATGCGCGATCGCATTACTGTTGATACTGCCCTAAAAGCAGCACAAACAGGTCATTTAGTCTTAGGTACTCTCCACTCTAAAGATACGATTGGTGTTGTTAATCGCTTACTCAATCTCTATAATCCTGACGAGCAAGCAGTAATGCGGGTGCAAATTGTGGATTCCCTAGTTGCAGCAGTAGCCCAACGCCTACTCACCACAACAGATGGTGGTCGGACAGCAGCTATGGAAATCTTGATCAACACGCCTACCATGCAGGATTACTTACTCAAGGGTGAAGAAACAGCAGCCTATGAACTGATGGAAGCCAGCAGCAAAGACGGTATGAAAGTTATGAATGATGCCCTTTGCGAATTGATGTTAAACGGTCAAATTAGTATTGAGGATGCCTTTAACAATACTCCAGATATTGGTGATTTGCGTCGTCGTTCGCGCAACGAAGGTCTAGATCCATCTCATACCACTGGACGTAGTTTTTTCACAGCTTATAGCTACGGTTCACGCTGA
- a CDS encoding ferredoxin thioredoxin reductase, beta chain produces the protein MSSEVNTKSSDKSLEAMRHFSEQYAKRTGTYFCSEPSVTAVVIEGLAKHKDELGAPLCPCRHYEDKEAEVHATYWNCPCVPMRERKECHCMLFLTSDNEFAGDKQEITLDTIKEVRESMA, from the coding sequence ATGTCATCAGAAGTGAATACAAAATCCAGCGATAAAAGCCTAGAGGCAATGCGGCATTTTTCCGAACAATACGCCAAGCGTACTGGAACCTACTTTTGTTCGGAACCTTCTGTGACAGCAGTTGTGATCGAAGGGCTAGCCAAACATAAAGACGAACTTGGTGCGCCTTTGTGTCCCTGCCGTCACTATGAAGACAAAGAAGCTGAGGTACACGCCACCTATTGGAACTGTCCCTGCGTACCTATGAGAGAACGTAAAGAGTGCCATTGTATGCTGTTTCTCACCTCAGACAACGAGTTTGCTGGAGACAAGCAAGAAATCACTCTCGATACCATCAAAGAAGTGCGAGAAAGCATGGCATGA
- a CDS encoding TRAP dicarboxylate transporter, DctM subunit → MTLAYEWLGPMMFAGALVLLSLGYPVAFSLGGVAIAFGLLGISLGVFDPIFLTAMPQRIFGIMANYTLLAIPYFIFMGAMLEKSGIAERLLETMGILLGRLRGGLALAVVLVGALLAATTGVVAATVVAMGLISLPIMLRYGYNKELATGVIAASGTLGQIIPPSVVLVVLGDQLGVSVGDLFIGSVIPGLMMASAFAFHVLIVAFLKPDVAPALPAEVREIGGKAVGRRVIQVMMPPLILIFLVLGSIFFGIATPTEAGAVGCAGAIALAAANRQLTWKSLRQVCDTTLRITSMVIFILFGSTAFSLVFRGLNGDQFMFDVLANLPGGKVGFLIVSMTVVFILGFFIDFFEIAFIVIPLFVPVAQQLGIDLVWYGVVLGANLQTSFLTPPFGFALFYLRGVAPPEVTTSDIYRGAVPFILLQLLVVVLIIVFPGIVSFLPSLGS, encoded by the coding sequence ATGACGCTGGCGTATGAATGGCTGGGGCCAATGATGTTTGCTGGTGCTTTGGTACTACTTTCGTTAGGTTATCCGGTGGCCTTTTCGCTGGGTGGAGTGGCGATCGCATTTGGTTTGTTGGGAATTAGCCTAGGTGTGTTTGACCCGATATTTCTCACCGCTATGCCACAGCGAATTTTTGGCATCATGGCAAATTACACCCTGCTGGCTATCCCTTACTTTATTTTCATGGGGGCAATGCTAGAGAAATCTGGCATCGCTGAGAGACTGTTAGAAACGATGGGGATTTTGTTGGGGCGCTTGCGTGGCGGACTCGCTTTAGCAGTGGTATTAGTAGGTGCTTTGCTAGCCGCAACAACTGGTGTAGTAGCGGCCACAGTAGTGGCAATGGGTTTAATTTCTCTACCAATTATGCTGCGCTATGGCTACAACAAAGAATTAGCTACGGGTGTAATTGCCGCCTCAGGAACTTTAGGGCAAATTATCCCGCCGAGTGTGGTGTTAGTGGTACTGGGCGATCAGTTGGGCGTGTCGGTGGGCGATTTGTTCATCGGTTCTGTGATTCCCGGTTTGATGATGGCGAGTGCTTTTGCCTTTCACGTGCTGATTGTGGCGTTTTTAAAGCCCGATGTAGCCCCAGCTTTGCCTGCCGAAGTGCGAGAAATTGGTGGTAAAGCTGTGGGAAGGCGGGTAATTCAGGTGATGATGCCGCCTTTAATTCTGATTTTTTTGGTACTGGGAAGTATATTTTTTGGCATTGCTACCCCAACAGAAGCCGGGGCGGTGGGTTGTGCTGGGGCGATCGCCCTTGCTGCTGCTAACCGTCAACTCACCTGGAAATCGTTGCGTCAGGTTTGCGATACCACTTTGCGCATCACTAGCATGGTGATTTTTATCCTGTTCGGTTCGACAGCTTTTAGCTTAGTCTTTCGAGGGTTAAATGGCGATCAATTTATGTTTGATGTGCTTGCCAATCTTCCTGGCGGTAAAGTTGGCTTTTTGATTGTCAGCATGACTGTGGTATTCATCCTTGGCTTTTTTATTGACTTTTTCGAGATCGCCTTTATTGTGATTCCACTGTTTGTCCCAGTCGCCCAGCAGTTAGGCATCGATCTTGTGTGGTATGGGGTGGTGTTGGGCGCAAATCTCCAAACTTCATTTCTGACGCCTCCCTTTGGCTTTGCCTTATTCTACCTACGCGGTGTTGCGCCACCAGAAGTGACGACATCTGATATTTATCGCGGTGCTGTACCGTTTATTCTGCTGCAACTATTAGTAGTCGTATTAATTATTGTTTTCCCTGGAATTGTCAGTTT
- a CDS encoding steroid delta-5-3-ketosteroid isomerase, producing MSSEVIQKVIAEYFAATRAMDLNTWLSTFAPDAISYEPERPALTNHDALSKLFQDIAGLFEKVGLQEESIFITNNQAAVKWTGYGIGKNGREVTFEGIDIFEINELGKIQKMWAYWHPAAMIAQLQGNF from the coding sequence ATGTCATCAGAAGTAATTCAGAAAGTTATTGCTGAGTATTTTGCTGCTACCCGCGCAATGGATTTAAACACTTGGTTATCAACTTTTGCCCCCGATGCTATTAGTTATGAACCGGAAAGACCAGCACTTACTAATCACGACGCTTTGAGCAAATTGTTTCAAGATATTGCTGGTTTATTTGAAAAAGTGGGATTGCAAGAAGAGAGTATTTTTATTACAAATAATCAAGCTGCTGTAAAATGGACTGGTTATGGCATTGGTAAAAATGGTCGTGAAGTGACATTTGAGGGAATAGATATTTTTGAGATAAACGAGCTAGGTAAAATTCAAAAAATGTGGGCATATTGGCATCCCGCCGCAATGATTGCGCAATTACAAGGTAATTTCTAA